Proteins encoded within one genomic window of Panicum virgatum strain AP13 chromosome 1N, P.virgatum_v5, whole genome shotgun sequence:
- the LOC120654115 gene encoding ARGOS-like protein — MDNQRHLSSKRRGARDRPLMPSSLTSPPGGRTTTAHHLVPGRRKYHDDPSTPRGFCAKYFSVESCLLLALITVLLLVLPLVLPPLPPPPLAVLLVPVALLGVLLALALMPAAGARNEVVDPASYL; from the coding sequence ATGGACAACCAGCGCCATCTTTCCTCGAAGCGGCGCGGCGCACGAGACCGCCCGTTAATGCCGTCATCGCTGACATCACCGCCAGgcgggaggacgacgacggctcATCACCTCGTCCCCGGCCGGCGCAAGTACCACGACGACCCAAGCACGCCGAGGGGCTTCTGCGCCAAGTACTTCTCCGTGGAGTCGTGCCTCCTGCTCGCCCTCATCAccgtgctgctgctggtgctcccGCTCGTCCTGCcaccgctcccgccgccgccgctggcggtgCTGCTCGTGCCGGTGGCGCTGCTGGGGGTGCTGCTGGCGCTGGCGCTCATGCCGGCGGCCGGAGCCCGGAACGAGGTCGTGGACCCGGCGTCCTACTTATGA
- the LOC120656104 gene encoding calmodulin-binding protein 60 B-like isoform X4 — protein MQRPGRLQRSGSKRGLDPTGGGDDDDHAPKRPRVPALASVIVEALKMDSLQKLCSSLEPILRRVVSEEVERALAKLGPARIQGRSSPKRIEGPDGRNLQLQFRSQLALPIFTGGKVEGEQGAAIHVVLLDANTGCVVTSGPESFAKLDILVLEGDFNKEEDEDWTEEEFESNIVKEREGKRPLLTGDLQVTLKEGVGTIGELTFTDNSSWIRSRKFRLGLRIAPGLCEGIRVREAKTEAFPVKDHRGELYKKHYPPALKDDVWRLEKIGKDGAFHKKLNASGIYTVEDFLQLLVRDQQRLRSILGSGMSNKMWESLVEHAKTCVLSGKHYVYYASDTRNVGAIFNNIYEFTGLIADDQFISAENLTDNQKVYADALVKKAYEDWMHAVEYDGKALLGFKQKKKSVTTRSDTAAASTSDPASYGSANSQKQLSLPEKSGQPSSADGTRSAYNGNQSARYAANTQNIPTNITMQYDRSALSPENQFSGSSLQAQASRGSNMLALGPPQQQNQSFEFPALGQSMQSGMNPFDEWSQPQENRGGVDDYLMEEIRMRSHEILENEEMQQMLRLLSMGGAGTNLTEDGFNSPSYMPTPSPNLSVEDDRTRAPGKAVVGWLKIKAAMRWGIFVRKKAAERRAQLVELDD, from the exons ATGCAGCGGCCGGGACGGCTGCAgcgctcggggtcgaagcgcgGGCTTGaccccaccggcggcggcgacgacgacgaccatgCGCCGAAGCGGCCGCGCGTCCCCGCCCTCGCGAG TGTCATTGTGGAAGCTCTCAAGATGGACAGTCTGCAGAAGCTTTGTTCATCGCTTGAACCAATTCTCCGAAGAGTT GTAAGTGAAGAAGTAGAGCGTGCTTTGGCCAAATTGGGCCCTGCTAGGATCCAGggaag ATCTTCCCCCAAACGAATTGAAGGCCCTGATGGAAGAAATCTGCAGCTTCAGTTCAGAAGCCAGTTGGCTCTTCCAATCTTTACTGGTGGAAAAGTTGAAGGTGAGCAGGGAGCAGCTATACATGTTGTGCTGCTGGATGCAAACACTGGATGTGTTGTTACCTCAGGACCTGAATCGTTTGCAAAACTGGATATCCTTGTGCTCGAGGGCGACTTTAATAAAGAGGAAGATGAGGATTGGACAGAAGAAGAGTTTGAAAGTAATATTGTCAAGGAGCGTGAAGGGAAGAGGCCTCTTTTGACGGGTGACCTGCAAGTGACTCTTAAAGAAGGTGTTGGAACCATAGGGGAGCTTACCTTCACTGACAACTCCAGCTGGATAAGAAGCAGGAAATTCAGACTTGGTCTGAGGATTGCTCCTGGCCTTTGTGAAGGTATTCGTGTCCGAGAGGCCAAGACAGAAGCTTTCCCCGTTAAGGATCACAGAGGAGAAT TGTACAAAAAGCACTACCCACCTGCGTTGAAGGATGATGTTTGGAGATTAGAAAAGATTGGCAAAGATGGTGCATTCCACAAGAAGTTAAATGCCAGTGGAATCTACACGGTTGAAGATTTCCTCCAGCTTCTTGTTAGGGATCAGCAGAGATTACGTAGC ATTCTGGGCAGCGGCATGTCAAATAAGATGTGGGAGAGCCTTGTTGAGCATGCAAAGACTTGTGTCTTAAGTGGAAAGCATTATGTATATTATGCTAGTGACACAAGAAACGTTGGTGCAATATTCAATAACATCTACGAGTTCACTGGTTTGATTGCAGATGATCAGTTCATTTCAGCAGAAAATCTCACAGACAATCAGAAG GTCTATGCTGACGCTTTGGTAAAGAAGGCATATGAGGACTGGATGCATGCTGTAGAATATGATGGCAAGGCACTCTTGGGCTTCAAGCAGAAAAAGAAATCTGTCACAACAAGAAGTGACACTGCAGCTGCTTCAACAAGTGATCCTGCTTCATATGGTTCGGCCAATTCACAGAAACAATTGTCCCTGCCAGAGAAATCTGGACAACCTTCCTCGGCAG ATGGAACTAGAAGTGCATACAATGGAAACCAGTCAGCAAGATATGCAGCCAACACTCAGAACATTCCCACAAACATCACCATGCAATATGACAGGAGTGCACTGTCACCAGAAAACCAGTTTAGTGGTTCATCCCTTCAGGCTCAAGCTTCAAGAGGGTCCAATATGCTAGCATTGGGACCTCCGCAGCAACAGAACCAAAGTTTTGAATTCCCAGCACTCGGTCAGTCCATGCAGTCAGGGATGAATCCTTTTGATGAATGGTCGCAGCCACAGGAGAACCGTGGTGGAGTTGATGACTACTTGATGGAGGAGATCAGGATGAGGAGCCATGAGATTCTAGAAAATGAAGAAATGCAGCAAATGTTGCGGCTTCTGAGCATGGGCGGTGCAGGAACCAACCTGACTGAAGACGGCTTCAACTCCCCTTCTTACATGCCTACACCTTCCCCGAACTTGAGCGTTGAGGACGACCGCACCCGTGCGCCTGGGAAAGCCGTTGTTGGGTGGCTCAAAATCAAGGCAGCCATGCGGTGGGGGATCTTTGTGAGGAAGAAGGCTGCTGAGAGAAGAGCTCAGCTTGTTGAGCTCGACGACTAG
- the LOC120656104 gene encoding calmodulin-binding protein 60 B-like isoform X2, translating to MQRPGRLQRSGSKRGLDPTGGGDDDDHAPKRPRVPALASVIVEALKMDSLQKLCSSLEPILRRVVSEEVERALAKLGPARIQGRSSPKRIEGPDGRNLQLQFRSQLALPIFTGGKVEGEQGAAIHVVLLDANTGCVVTSGPESFAKLDILVLEGDFNKEEDEDWTEEEFESNIVKEREGKRPLLTGDLQVTLKEGVGTIGELTFTDNSSWIRSRKFRLGLRIAPGLCEGIRVREAKTEAFPVKDHRGELYKKHYPPALKDDVWRLEKIGKDGAFHKKLNASGIYTVEDFLQLLVRDQQRLRSILGSGMSNKMWESLVEHAKTCVLSGKHYVYYASDTRNVGAIFNNIYEFTGLIADDQFISAENLTDNQKVYADALVKKAYEDWMHAVEYDGKALLGFKQKKKSVTTRSDTAAASTSDPASYGSANSQKQLSLPEKSGQPSSAGSMNDDGTRSAYNGNQSARYAANTQNIPTNITMQYDRSALSPENQFSGSSLQAQASRGSNMLALGPPQQQNQSFEFPALGQSMQSGMNPFDEWSQPQENRGGVDDYLMEEIRMRSHEILENEEMQQMLRLLSMGGAGTNLTEDGFNSPSYMPTPSPNLSVEDDRTRAPGKAVVGWLKIKAAMRWGIFVRKKAAERRAQLVELDD from the exons ATGCAGCGGCCGGGACGGCTGCAgcgctcggggtcgaagcgcgGGCTTGaccccaccggcggcggcgacgacgacgaccatgCGCCGAAGCGGCCGCGCGTCCCCGCCCTCGCGAG TGTCATTGTGGAAGCTCTCAAGATGGACAGTCTGCAGAAGCTTTGTTCATCGCTTGAACCAATTCTCCGAAGAGTT GTAAGTGAAGAAGTAGAGCGTGCTTTGGCCAAATTGGGCCCTGCTAGGATCCAGggaag ATCTTCCCCCAAACGAATTGAAGGCCCTGATGGAAGAAATCTGCAGCTTCAGTTCAGAAGCCAGTTGGCTCTTCCAATCTTTACTGGTGGAAAAGTTGAAGGTGAGCAGGGAGCAGCTATACATGTTGTGCTGCTGGATGCAAACACTGGATGTGTTGTTACCTCAGGACCTGAATCGTTTGCAAAACTGGATATCCTTGTGCTCGAGGGCGACTTTAATAAAGAGGAAGATGAGGATTGGACAGAAGAAGAGTTTGAAAGTAATATTGTCAAGGAGCGTGAAGGGAAGAGGCCTCTTTTGACGGGTGACCTGCAAGTGACTCTTAAAGAAGGTGTTGGAACCATAGGGGAGCTTACCTTCACTGACAACTCCAGCTGGATAAGAAGCAGGAAATTCAGACTTGGTCTGAGGATTGCTCCTGGCCTTTGTGAAGGTATTCGTGTCCGAGAGGCCAAGACAGAAGCTTTCCCCGTTAAGGATCACAGAGGAGAAT TGTACAAAAAGCACTACCCACCTGCGTTGAAGGATGATGTTTGGAGATTAGAAAAGATTGGCAAAGATGGTGCATTCCACAAGAAGTTAAATGCCAGTGGAATCTACACGGTTGAAGATTTCCTCCAGCTTCTTGTTAGGGATCAGCAGAGATTACGTAGC ATTCTGGGCAGCGGCATGTCAAATAAGATGTGGGAGAGCCTTGTTGAGCATGCAAAGACTTGTGTCTTAAGTGGAAAGCATTATGTATATTATGCTAGTGACACAAGAAACGTTGGTGCAATATTCAATAACATCTACGAGTTCACTGGTTTGATTGCAGATGATCAGTTCATTTCAGCAGAAAATCTCACAGACAATCAGAAG GTCTATGCTGACGCTTTGGTAAAGAAGGCATATGAGGACTGGATGCATGCTGTAGAATATGATGGCAAGGCACTCTTGGGCTTCAAGCAGAAAAAGAAATCTGTCACAACAAGAAGTGACACTGCAGCTGCTTCAACAAGTGATCCTGCTTCATATGGTTCGGCCAATTCACAGAAACAATTGTCCCTGCCAGAGAAATCTGGACAACCTTCCTCGGCAGGTAGTATGAATGATG ATGGAACTAGAAGTGCATACAATGGAAACCAGTCAGCAAGATATGCAGCCAACACTCAGAACATTCCCACAAACATCACCATGCAATATGACAGGAGTGCACTGTCACCAGAAAACCAGTTTAGTGGTTCATCCCTTCAGGCTCAAGCTTCAAGAGGGTCCAATATGCTAGCATTGGGACCTCCGCAGCAACAGAACCAAAGTTTTGAATTCCCAGCACTCGGTCAGTCCATGCAGTCAGGGATGAATCCTTTTGATGAATGGTCGCAGCCACAGGAGAACCGTGGTGGAGTTGATGACTACTTGATGGAGGAGATCAGGATGAGGAGCCATGAGATTCTAGAAAATGAAGAAATGCAGCAAATGTTGCGGCTTCTGAGCATGGGCGGTGCAGGAACCAACCTGACTGAAGACGGCTTCAACTCCCCTTCTTACATGCCTACACCTTCCCCGAACTTGAGCGTTGAGGACGACCGCACCCGTGCGCCTGGGAAAGCCGTTGTTGGGTGGCTCAAAATCAAGGCAGCCATGCGGTGGGGGATCTTTGTGAGGAAGAAGGCTGCTGAGAGAAGAGCTCAGCTTGTTGAGCTCGACGACTAG
- the LOC120656104 gene encoding calmodulin-binding protein 60 B-like isoform X1: MQRPGRLQRSGSKRGLDPTGGGDDDDHAPKRPRVPALASVIVEALKMDSLQKLCSSLEPILRRVVSEEVERALAKLGPARIQGRSSPKRIEGPDGRNLQLQFRSQLALPIFTGGKVEGEQGAAIHVVLLDANTGCVVTSGPESFAKLDILVLEGDFNKEEDEDWTEEEFESNIVKEREGKRPLLTGDLQVTLKEGVGTIGELTFTDNSSWIRSRKFRLGLRIAPGLCEGIRVREAKTEAFPVKDHRGELYKKHYPPALKDDVWRLEKIGKDGAFHKKLNASGIYTVEDFLQLLVRDQQRLRSILGSGMSNKMWESLVEHAKTCVLSGKHYVYYASDTRNVGAIFNNIYEFTGLIADDQFISAENLTDNQKVYADALVKKAYEDWMHAVEYDGKALLGFKQKKKSVTTRSDTAAASTSDPASYGSANSQKQLSLPEKSGQPSSAGSMNDADGTRSAYNGNQSARYAANTQNIPTNITMQYDRSALSPENQFSGSSLQAQASRGSNMLALGPPQQQNQSFEFPALGQSMQSGMNPFDEWSQPQENRGGVDDYLMEEIRMRSHEILENEEMQQMLRLLSMGGAGTNLTEDGFNSPSYMPTPSPNLSVEDDRTRAPGKAVVGWLKIKAAMRWGIFVRKKAAERRAQLVELDD, encoded by the exons ATGCAGCGGCCGGGACGGCTGCAgcgctcggggtcgaagcgcgGGCTTGaccccaccggcggcggcgacgacgacgaccatgCGCCGAAGCGGCCGCGCGTCCCCGCCCTCGCGAG TGTCATTGTGGAAGCTCTCAAGATGGACAGTCTGCAGAAGCTTTGTTCATCGCTTGAACCAATTCTCCGAAGAGTT GTAAGTGAAGAAGTAGAGCGTGCTTTGGCCAAATTGGGCCCTGCTAGGATCCAGggaag ATCTTCCCCCAAACGAATTGAAGGCCCTGATGGAAGAAATCTGCAGCTTCAGTTCAGAAGCCAGTTGGCTCTTCCAATCTTTACTGGTGGAAAAGTTGAAGGTGAGCAGGGAGCAGCTATACATGTTGTGCTGCTGGATGCAAACACTGGATGTGTTGTTACCTCAGGACCTGAATCGTTTGCAAAACTGGATATCCTTGTGCTCGAGGGCGACTTTAATAAAGAGGAAGATGAGGATTGGACAGAAGAAGAGTTTGAAAGTAATATTGTCAAGGAGCGTGAAGGGAAGAGGCCTCTTTTGACGGGTGACCTGCAAGTGACTCTTAAAGAAGGTGTTGGAACCATAGGGGAGCTTACCTTCACTGACAACTCCAGCTGGATAAGAAGCAGGAAATTCAGACTTGGTCTGAGGATTGCTCCTGGCCTTTGTGAAGGTATTCGTGTCCGAGAGGCCAAGACAGAAGCTTTCCCCGTTAAGGATCACAGAGGAGAAT TGTACAAAAAGCACTACCCACCTGCGTTGAAGGATGATGTTTGGAGATTAGAAAAGATTGGCAAAGATGGTGCATTCCACAAGAAGTTAAATGCCAGTGGAATCTACACGGTTGAAGATTTCCTCCAGCTTCTTGTTAGGGATCAGCAGAGATTACGTAGC ATTCTGGGCAGCGGCATGTCAAATAAGATGTGGGAGAGCCTTGTTGAGCATGCAAAGACTTGTGTCTTAAGTGGAAAGCATTATGTATATTATGCTAGTGACACAAGAAACGTTGGTGCAATATTCAATAACATCTACGAGTTCACTGGTTTGATTGCAGATGATCAGTTCATTTCAGCAGAAAATCTCACAGACAATCAGAAG GTCTATGCTGACGCTTTGGTAAAGAAGGCATATGAGGACTGGATGCATGCTGTAGAATATGATGGCAAGGCACTCTTGGGCTTCAAGCAGAAAAAGAAATCTGTCACAACAAGAAGTGACACTGCAGCTGCTTCAACAAGTGATCCTGCTTCATATGGTTCGGCCAATTCACAGAAACAATTGTCCCTGCCAGAGAAATCTGGACAACCTTCCTCGGCAGGTAGTATGAATGATG CAGATGGAACTAGAAGTGCATACAATGGAAACCAGTCAGCAAGATATGCAGCCAACACTCAGAACATTCCCACAAACATCACCATGCAATATGACAGGAGTGCACTGTCACCAGAAAACCAGTTTAGTGGTTCATCCCTTCAGGCTCAAGCTTCAAGAGGGTCCAATATGCTAGCATTGGGACCTCCGCAGCAACAGAACCAAAGTTTTGAATTCCCAGCACTCGGTCAGTCCATGCAGTCAGGGATGAATCCTTTTGATGAATGGTCGCAGCCACAGGAGAACCGTGGTGGAGTTGATGACTACTTGATGGAGGAGATCAGGATGAGGAGCCATGAGATTCTAGAAAATGAAGAAATGCAGCAAATGTTGCGGCTTCTGAGCATGGGCGGTGCAGGAACCAACCTGACTGAAGACGGCTTCAACTCCCCTTCTTACATGCCTACACCTTCCCCGAACTTGAGCGTTGAGGACGACCGCACCCGTGCGCCTGGGAAAGCCGTTGTTGGGTGGCTCAAAATCAAGGCAGCCATGCGGTGGGGGATCTTTGTGAGGAAGAAGGCTGCTGAGAGAAGAGCTCAGCTTGTTGAGCTCGACGACTAG
- the LOC120656105 gene encoding ankyrin repeat protein SKIP35-like: MVEQGKARGAPTKAKKSLLVEADEIGQVSGVVFARESPLARKNDQGCSVSHSHGDDETKESDGGVQNGWVDFGHSLQLLLFSRQWSLAESLVALADQQSLLDYGLSAALDAIWFLRTKQDLEGLNCLIAKIVASGAKDFARAILRTSLLASCVAACQSKAISVVDSKEIVADRLHDRLRDCPGADHLKVEAGAKVQKFMEWALQCIHMHHCSEETQRYRWNCDTLQEVQLHLSAFRVFLDIAGDNLSGKIFTEAFDAACFPLTLFSSLFEPGWSSGSSAVSIKGLLSLLVEGSADNVNQCFLEAARFGSTELVRILLEIAYQNNLAVDIDLALVFASHYCKLDTMACLVDEGNASSFLGPLIKAAERGCLQVVHWFACRGVSEIEMCLALTTAASSGHFTVASYLLEQIPQQILEALSTQILKAARGQGSGSFDGVSFLLRSNFLRDAATTYEAADLIARGATNGEPHDLVAFLKEHWSQAAFTEGLSAGEAHFVNVMRVFRRGASPVCLNDLPSQMVLGIAYLPLYRACVSEAGGQLLPQRLRGELVEAMNRLGEPAGVESQGKDLVMALERHMPSFLIGS, from the exons ATGGTAGAGCAAGGCAAAGCACGAGGCGCTCCGACGAAGGCAAAGAAATCGCTGCTCGTGGAGGCTGATGAGATTGGCCAGGTGAGCGGAGTGGTGTTTGCAAGAGAATCACCACTGGCGCGCAAGAACGACCAAGGATGCAGCGTCAGCCATAGTCATGGGGATGATGAAACGAAGGAATCAGATGGGGGTGTGCAAAATGGGTGGGTTGATTTTGGGCAttcgctgcagctgctgctgttcTCACGGCAGTGGTCTCTCGCTGAGAGTCTTGTTGCTCTAGCAGATCAGCAGTCACTGCTGGATTATGGCCTGTCAGCCGCCCTTGATGCCATATGGTTCTTGCGGACGAAGCAGGATCTTGAGGGGCTCAATTGTCTGATAGCGAAGATTGTGGCTTCGGGAGCAAAGGATTTTGCAAGAGCAATCCTCCGGACGTCACTGCTTGCATCTTGTGTTGCAGCTTGCCAAAGCAAGGCTATCTCTGTGGTTGATAGCAAGGAGATCGTCGCCGATAG ATTGCATGATCGTCTGCGGGATTGTCCTGGTGCCGACCATCTGAAAGTTGAGGCAGGTGCCAAAGTGCAGAAGTTTATGGAATGGGCTTTGCAGTGTATCCATATGCATCATTGTTCTGAAGAGACACAAAGGTACAGATGGAACTGCGACACTCTCCAAGAGGTACAGCTCCATTTGTCAGCATTTAGAGTCTTTTTGGACATAGCTGGTGACAATCTCAGTGGCAAGATTTTCACTGAGGCATTTGATGCGGCCTGCTTCCCACTTACACTCTTCTCAAGTTTATTTGAACCTGGATGGTCTTCTGGGAGTTCAGCAGTCTCCATTAAGGGTCTTTTATCATTGCTGGTGGAAGGAAGCGCTGATAATGTAAATCAGTGCTTCCTGGAAGCAGCGCGCTTTGGAAGTACTGAGCTTGTACGCATTCTGTTGGAG ATTGCATACCAGAACAACTTGGCTGTGGACATTGACCTGGCTCTAGTGTTTGCTTCTCATTACTGCAAGTTGGACACAATGGCATGCTTGGTTGATGAAGGGAATGCATCCTCTTTCCTTGGTCCTCTGATAAAAGCTGCTGAGCGTGGGTGCTTGCAGGTCGTCCACTGGTTTGCCTGTAGAGGTGTTTCTGAGATTGAGATGTGCCTCGCCCTCACAACCGCTGCCTCCAGTGGCCATTTCACAGTGGCATCCTACCTACTTGAACAGATCCCGCAGCAGATCCTCGAAGCTCTCAGCACACAGATCCTGAAGGCCGCCCGTGGCCAGGGCAGCGGGTCGTTCGATGGCGTCTCCTTCCTTCTGAGGTCCAACTTCCTAAGAGATGCTGCCACAACATACGAGGCGGCGGACCTCATCGCGAGGGGGGCCACCAACGGTGAGCCCCATGACCTGGTCGCCTTCCTGAAAGAGCACTGGTCCCAGGCCGCCTTCACCGAAGGGTTGAGTGCTGGCGAGGCTCATTTCGTGAATGTCATGAGGGTCTTCAGGAGAGGCGCGTCCCCAGTCTGCCTGAACGACCTCCCGTCGCAGATGGTGCTCGGCATCGCCTACCTGCCGCTGTACCGGGCTTGTGTGAGCGAGGCAGGTGGGCAGCTGCTACCTCAGAGACTGAGGGGTGAGCTGGTGGAGGCGATGAACCGGCTCGGGGAGCCGGCTGGCGTGGAGAGCCAGGGGAAGGATCTGGTGATGGCTCTGGAGCGCCACATGCCGTCCTTCTTGATTGGGTCTTGA
- the LOC120656104 gene encoding calmodulin-binding protein 60 B-like isoform X3: MQRPGRLQRSGSKRGLDPTGGGDDDDHAPKRPRVPALASVIVEALKMDSLQKLCSSLEPILRRVVSEEVERALAKLGPARIQGRSSPKRIEGPDGRNLQLQFRSQLALPIFTGGKVEGEQGAAIHVVLLDANTGCVVTSGPESFAKLDILVLEGDFNKEEDEDWTEEEFESNIVKEREGKRPLLTGDLQVTLKEGVGTIGELTFTDNSSWIRSRKFRLGLRIAPGLCEGIRVREAKTEAFPVKDHRGELYKKHYPPALKDDVWRLEKIGKDGAFHKKLNASGIYTVEDFLQLLVRDQQRLRSILGSGMSNKMWESLVEHAKTCVLSGKHYVYYASDTRNVGAIFNNIYEFTGLIADDQFISAENLTDNQKVYADALVKKAYEDWMHAVEYDGKALLGFKQKKKSVTTRSDTAAASTSDPASYGSANSQKQLSLPEKSGQPSSAADGTRSAYNGNQSARYAANTQNIPTNITMQYDRSALSPENQFSGSSLQAQASRGSNMLALGPPQQQNQSFEFPALGQSMQSGMNPFDEWSQPQENRGGVDDYLMEEIRMRSHEILENEEMQQMLRLLSMGGAGTNLTEDGFNSPSYMPTPSPNLSVEDDRTRAPGKAVVGWLKIKAAMRWGIFVRKKAAERRAQLVELDD; encoded by the exons ATGCAGCGGCCGGGACGGCTGCAgcgctcggggtcgaagcgcgGGCTTGaccccaccggcggcggcgacgacgacgaccatgCGCCGAAGCGGCCGCGCGTCCCCGCCCTCGCGAG TGTCATTGTGGAAGCTCTCAAGATGGACAGTCTGCAGAAGCTTTGTTCATCGCTTGAACCAATTCTCCGAAGAGTT GTAAGTGAAGAAGTAGAGCGTGCTTTGGCCAAATTGGGCCCTGCTAGGATCCAGggaag ATCTTCCCCCAAACGAATTGAAGGCCCTGATGGAAGAAATCTGCAGCTTCAGTTCAGAAGCCAGTTGGCTCTTCCAATCTTTACTGGTGGAAAAGTTGAAGGTGAGCAGGGAGCAGCTATACATGTTGTGCTGCTGGATGCAAACACTGGATGTGTTGTTACCTCAGGACCTGAATCGTTTGCAAAACTGGATATCCTTGTGCTCGAGGGCGACTTTAATAAAGAGGAAGATGAGGATTGGACAGAAGAAGAGTTTGAAAGTAATATTGTCAAGGAGCGTGAAGGGAAGAGGCCTCTTTTGACGGGTGACCTGCAAGTGACTCTTAAAGAAGGTGTTGGAACCATAGGGGAGCTTACCTTCACTGACAACTCCAGCTGGATAAGAAGCAGGAAATTCAGACTTGGTCTGAGGATTGCTCCTGGCCTTTGTGAAGGTATTCGTGTCCGAGAGGCCAAGACAGAAGCTTTCCCCGTTAAGGATCACAGAGGAGAAT TGTACAAAAAGCACTACCCACCTGCGTTGAAGGATGATGTTTGGAGATTAGAAAAGATTGGCAAAGATGGTGCATTCCACAAGAAGTTAAATGCCAGTGGAATCTACACGGTTGAAGATTTCCTCCAGCTTCTTGTTAGGGATCAGCAGAGATTACGTAGC ATTCTGGGCAGCGGCATGTCAAATAAGATGTGGGAGAGCCTTGTTGAGCATGCAAAGACTTGTGTCTTAAGTGGAAAGCATTATGTATATTATGCTAGTGACACAAGAAACGTTGGTGCAATATTCAATAACATCTACGAGTTCACTGGTTTGATTGCAGATGATCAGTTCATTTCAGCAGAAAATCTCACAGACAATCAGAAG GTCTATGCTGACGCTTTGGTAAAGAAGGCATATGAGGACTGGATGCATGCTGTAGAATATGATGGCAAGGCACTCTTGGGCTTCAAGCAGAAAAAGAAATCTGTCACAACAAGAAGTGACACTGCAGCTGCTTCAACAAGTGATCCTGCTTCATATGGTTCGGCCAATTCACAGAAACAATTGTCCCTGCCAGAGAAATCTGGACAACCTTCCTCGGCAG CAGATGGAACTAGAAGTGCATACAATGGAAACCAGTCAGCAAGATATGCAGCCAACACTCAGAACATTCCCACAAACATCACCATGCAATATGACAGGAGTGCACTGTCACCAGAAAACCAGTTTAGTGGTTCATCCCTTCAGGCTCAAGCTTCAAGAGGGTCCAATATGCTAGCATTGGGACCTCCGCAGCAACAGAACCAAAGTTTTGAATTCCCAGCACTCGGTCAGTCCATGCAGTCAGGGATGAATCCTTTTGATGAATGGTCGCAGCCACAGGAGAACCGTGGTGGAGTTGATGACTACTTGATGGAGGAGATCAGGATGAGGAGCCATGAGATTCTAGAAAATGAAGAAATGCAGCAAATGTTGCGGCTTCTGAGCATGGGCGGTGCAGGAACCAACCTGACTGAAGACGGCTTCAACTCCCCTTCTTACATGCCTACACCTTCCCCGAACTTGAGCGTTGAGGACGACCGCACCCGTGCGCCTGGGAAAGCCGTTGTTGGGTGGCTCAAAATCAAGGCAGCCATGCGGTGGGGGATCTTTGTGAGGAAGAAGGCTGCTGAGAGAAGAGCTCAGCTTGTTGAGCTCGACGACTAG